GCAACATGGCTAGCAACACATTCTAAAACAACTGAGAAGGCTCCGGCTTCAGCAATCGCACGCGCATCGCGAAGGACTTGATCTAAACCTTCCTCGCCACGCCCCTGGACTTTAAAACCACCCAATGCATTGACAGACTGAGGCAACAGTCCTACATGGCCCATCACCGGAATACCGCGTGAAGTTAAGAAAGCCACAGTTTCTGCCATCTCTATGCCACCTTCGATCTTCACCGCATGGCACCCGGTCTCTTTCATGATCCGCGCCGCGTTACGAAACGCTTGCTCCTTAGACTCTTGAAACGAACCAAAAGGCATATCGACAACAACCAAAGGATAGCCCGCATGCTTTACCACTGCACGACCGTGAGCGATCATCATTTCCATCGTCACAGAGACTGTCGTATCCATGCCATAAATCACATTACCCAATGAATCGCCAACTAATAGAATATCAGCATGGCGACTAGCAATACTCGCTACAGATGCGGTGTAAGCGGTTACCATCACCACAGGGCGCTCACCTTTCAAGGCTTTAATTTTCGACACACTCATCGGACGCTGATCGTCAGCTAAATACCCCACTTCCTACTCCCACTAAATTAGCATTCACTTAGCCTACATTATATTATTCTTAATTAAAACTTAAATAGCATAATTTATGAATGAATTTATAGCCAAACAGCGGACAGCGGACAGCGGACAGCGGACAGCGGACAGCGGACAGCGGACAGCGGACAGCGCTCATTAAACAGAAAATTGCTGCTCTAAATAAGCAAATACGGTTCTTACTCCCATAATCTCGCCACCTTCAGGGCGACCTGGCAAAGCGCGCTTATTATAACCCATCACATCAAAGTGAATCCACGGACAATCCCCGACAAACTCCTCTAAATACAGTGCTGCGGTAATCGCTCCACCATAACCACCTAAATCACAGTTACTTAAATCAGCAATCTGACTATCAATCTTATTTCTATAAGCTTTAAATAGCGGCATCGGCCAAACAGGATCAGCCATATCCTCACCTAATTCGCGCAACTCTGTTTCTATATCACGCTGATTAGTAAAACATGCCGGCAGTTCCGTCCCTAACGCCACACGTGCAGCTCCTGTTAGAGTTGCAAAGTCAATCACCAACGCGGGCTTATCTTCAGCCGCCAAGGCCAAAGCATCGCCGAGAACAACACGACCTTCAGCATCAGTATTTTTAATTTCAACCGATAAGCCTTTACGCGTTGCAATCACATCACCCGGGCGATAAGCATTGCCAGAAATAGCATTATCAACAGCAGGAATCAATAAACGCAAAGAAACCTTTAAACCAACACTCATCACCCATTTAGCCAAGGCGATCGCGTGGGCCGAACCCCCCATGTCTTTTTTCATCATCAACATGCCACTGGAGGGCTTGATGTCCAATCCGCCACTATCAAAGCACACCCCTTTACCAACGATAGTGAGCTTGGCATGGCTTTTATCCCCCCAATTCAACTCTAGTAGGCGAGGCGCTCGGTGGCTCGCTCGACCCACCGCATGAATTGCCGGATAATCTTCAGTGAGTAAGTCATCACCAATAACTTCTTTGAACTCGGCCTTAAATTCTTTGGCTAGCGCACCCACCGCATCAGAAAGATCTTGCGGCCCCATATCTTCAGCGGGTGTATTGATTAAATCCCGACCCAAACACAAGGCATCCACCTGTCGATTGACCGCATTACGCGTTAACTCATCAGCAACTAATAGCTGAGGCCCTGGCTTTTTACTCTCTTGATAGCGATCAAAACGATAAGCGCCCAAGGCAAAAGCGACGGCTGCCAGCTCTTCACTGATCGGCAGATTATTAAAAGAATAACAACCCTCAGGTAAACGGCTTAAGTTGCCAAAAGACCAAAAATCATCTTCATTATCGATAATCAATAATACTTCAACAACGTCGCCCTGCTCATTCATTAATAACTGAAATTGACCGGCCTCCGCTTTAAAGCCTGAGCTTTTAAGCCAATTTTGAGTCATTGCACTCTGCGCCTCAATCCAGTGGTTAAAATTTTCTTTAATCACAGCACTGATTAACGTAGCCTGATCCGCGCTAGCAACGATAGTCGAATTATTGTGCATAATCTTATTCACCTTATCAATTTTCTAATTTAACTTTTCAACCAGGCATTTACTTTTTCTAAATCTGCCAATGTCAAATTACCAATATTATTTTTCAGTTGTAAATAATCCAAGATATAGTCATAACGTGCTTTGGCAAGCTGCTGTTGATCAGTATTTAAGTTCTTAATTGCCCGCAAAATATCAAGCATTGTTGCCACACCGACCGCATAACTCGCTTCATAGGTTTTAACCGTCGTCTCATCTGCCTTAACCGCCGACTCAAAAGCACGAATCGAGCTTAATTGTGCTTTCATCCCTAAGAAATTCTGCCGCGAACTGCTCACAGCACTGCGCTCCGCTTTGATTAAATCATAGTGGGCCGCTTCATATTGGTTAATCGCCTGCTGGGTCTGTGCGGTAATTAAACCACCACTGAAAATCGGCACACTCAAAACTAGATTAATTGTTGCATTGTGGTTATTGCCGACAACCCCTGTAATCGCGCCGGTCGGGTCACGATTATAGCTATAGGCTAACTGTAAGCTTAAGGTCGGATAATGCCCGGCATGATTAATATCGATTGATGTCTCTGCAATCTCAGCATCAAAGCGTGCTTTTTTCATATCCAGATTATTGTTTTTAGCCGCCATCTCCCAGTGATTAATATCGTTGGGGATCGGCCCTTCAAAGCTCACATCAGACTTTAGTGGTGATAATACTTTATACTTCACCCCGGTAATTGCCCGTAAAGACTCCCAGCTTGTTGCCACATCATTTTCTTTTTGAATCAAGTCCGCTCGCGCCTGATCATAACTTGAACGCGCATCAAGCACATCACTCATCGGCTTCACACCGACCTTATGCTGTTGTTCGACTTTATCGAGATTATTTTTCAGACTATTTACCTGAGCTTGGGCTGAGACTTGATTATCTTGGGCTTCTAATACGTTAAAGTAAGCTGTTGCCACATCCAGCATCAGCGTTTGTTTGGCCGTTTGTAAGACGATATCCGCCTGCGCCGCTTGTTGTTCGGCTTGGCTCAGCGTCTGCCATTGAGCATAGTCGACTAAACTTTGAGTTAATGTCAGGCTATAGCCCCGGCCATTCTCGACATCACCATTATTGAGCTTTGCGCGATTAACATTACCAGTAAGAGATAACTGTGGAAATAAAGGCCCTTTAGCAATCGACACATTTTCTTGCGTCGCTTGATTAGTCGACAGTGCCGCTTGATAGGTCGGATCTTCTGTTATTGCTCTTTGATACACCTGGATTAAATCTTCACTAAATGCAGATGAACCCCATGCTAGCATCCCCACGCCACATAGTGCTCCCCACAGCATTTTTCTTTTCATCATCTTGGTTTAGCCTATTTACCTTTTTGTCTTAATATTAACGCACAAGGCAGTAAAATCACTGACAGCACCGCTGCAAAGTAAAATACATCGTTAAAAGCCAACATGCTCGCCTGCTCGTTGACGATATTCCCCAACCGTGCAATCGTTTGTGGTTCTTGAAGATTTTGATGATTCACTTCCAACCAACGCGTCAAATTATGGTTAAAGACGTTAACATAGCCCCCTAATTCATTCCAGTTTACCTGCGATAAACGGACAAATATAGTCCCCATAATCGACACACCAATCGAGCCGCCAATGCTACGAGCAAAACTAAACATTCCCGCCGCCTCATCGTGATCCTCAACAGGTAAATTGCTATAGAATGTCCGAGCGAGCGGGACAAACACTAAACCGGATGCAACGCCCTGAATAATATTCGGAATCAAGACAATATTCTCACTGATTTGCAAACTAAAGGTTGTCATCATCAAGTAACTGCCAATTGCCGTTAGCAAAAAGCCGAACATCACCAACCGATATGCTGGAATAAAACTCATCAACATTGGCAATAACATCATAGCCGCTGCCGCCGTCAAGCCACGCGGTGCTAACACCTCCCCAGCCGTCAACGCTGGATAATGCAATAAGGTTTCTAAAAATAATGGCAACCAAGATAATAAGCCAATTAACACCATGCAATAGGTCAAAATCAAAAAAATTGACCCTGAAAATAACCGATCTTTAAACATGCCTAAATTAACAATATTTCTTCGGCCCAGCTTTATCCCCCGATAAAGAAAGTAAGCAAAGCTAATCACAGAGATAATTAGCAGAATTACAATCTGGTCTGATGAAAACCAGTCTTTGCTACTGCCTTGATCCAGCACCACTTGGAAGCTACCAACAGCAAGCGCCATCACCCCCATACCCAACCAGTCAATCCGGCTCGATTTACGTTGGGTTTCCTTGATAAAAAGAACAATCAAGGGCAAAACAATAATACAGATCGGGATATTAACGAAGAAGTCCCAACGCCAATTAATATTCTGTGTTAGATAACCACCAATAATCGGCCCGAACACTGGAGCAGTCATAATACCAACACCGTAGAGCGCCATCGACTTATTGCGCTCAGATTCCGAGCAATTAGCAAATAAGTCATTGATTGTCGCCTGAGAAATGGGAGCGAGCAATGCGCCAAAACCCCCTTGCAAGGCACGGAAAATGACAATTTCGGTTAAGCTAGTTGAAAAGCCACACAACGACGAAAACACCCCAAAACCGATAATAACAATAATAAGTAAACGCTTTCGACCCAAACGTGAAGTTAAAAAGCCACTTAAAGGCATAACAATTGCCGACATCACCATATAAGAGGTCACCGTCCAACTAATTTGGTCCGACGTTGCGCCCAATGAGCCACGCATATCCTGCAATGACACTGTGACAATGGTCATATCTAAAATTTCAAGACCAGTGACTAATACTAATATTAATGTGATCACCCAGCGTGACCACGAACTCTCACGCAGTGTTGCGATATCCACCCCTAGTTATCCCCGACATCGACCGTGATCGTCGCACTACTACCAACCCGCAGAGGGTAAGCTTTCGGCAAGTCGCCAACAAAAATAACCTTAACCGGAAAACGTTGAGTCACTTTAACCCAATTCCCTGTTGCATTCTCTGGTGGTAATAAAGAAAAACTTGCACCACTGCCATAACTAATGCTGGCGACCTTGCCTTTAAACTCAACGTCTGGATACATATCAATTGCTATTTTCGCATGTTGGCCGGCTTTAATACGCCCTAAATCGGTTTCTTTAAAGTTTGCATCCACCCACCACTCATTATTTTCAATCAGAGCAAACTGGGACTGTAAAGCAGTTACGGTGTCTCCTGGACGCAGGCTGACCTGGTCTAAAATTCCCGCAGCTGGCGCATAAATTTTGGTATGGGAGAGATTTAGCTTGGCCTGATCGACATCCGCTTGTGCCTGGCGAATTTGTGCATTCATATCACCCAATTGGCCGAGCTGATCACGCGCTTGTTTTAAATTCTCTTCGGCGGCCTTTAAAGAAGCCTTAGCGACGCTCAGTTGCGAGCGAACTTGATCCCCTTCTGAAATCGATGCCTGACCCTTAGCCACTAAAGCTAAAGTCCGCTTGGCATTTTGCTCGGCCAAAATAAGCTGGGCGCGGCGCTCTGCGACAATCGCCTGATCCGCCGAAATATTATCCCTTGCTGACTGAACCGACTGCTTTTCTAGAGTCAGTTTAGCCTCTGCCTGCTGCAAAGCAATTTTAAATTGTCTAGGCTCTATCGTGAATAAAAGCTCGCCTTTAGCCACATGTTGATGATTTTTAATTAAAACTCGATCAGCACGCCCCGACACCTGTGAAGCTACATTAACAATATGCGCCTTGACATACGCATCATCGGTCGAAGGGTGTAACCGACTGTAATACCAATAAGCACCCGCGGCTAGAATCGCAATAATCGCAATCACTGTGGTTATTAATTTCTTCATATTTGACCGACCATTCAATTAAAATTCATAAAAAAAGCCTATACAACGGCTATCCCACATGATACGGCAGACACTGGGCACTCGCAAGCGAGTCAATCTCACCCGCTTCTATCGCCAAATTTTTAGTAGATTGCCAAAGTGCTAGCTATACTGCTAGTGGAGGCCTTATGAAACGAAGCTTATGTTATTTTTTTTTCCAGCAGGGATTTTGCTCTATCAGCTGTTTTCTGGAGCCGCAGCCCTCGCCGCGTGTAACCAAACCTTCAATATTGCCTATGACGGACACTGGCCACCTTACCAATACAGCATTCAAAACAAACCTAAAGGCATCGACCTTGTGCTAATCAGCCAAATTATGAAGCGCATCGGTTGTAGCACACAGTACAAGCGCGTCGAGCACAGCCGTGTTGCCAATGACCTAAAACTCGGCTGGGCGGATATCGCCATGTCGATCCCACGCACTCTACAAAATAGAGAGGGGCTTTATTTCTCCAATATTATACGCCACCAGCGCTTTTCCATGTTTGTTAGAAAGAAAAACATCTTACGCTTTAACTTTCCTTCTATCATTAACCTACTCAACACTACATTCAAACTCGGCACGAGCCTCGGCACTCAATACGGTGCACTCTATCAGCAATTTGTCCAACGTGGTGGCTCTTTAAACATCCGCACGGCCGATAATTATTACGAACTTCCCCGCCTCCTCATCACCAAAAAATTAAATGGCTATCTGATGGAAACCCAACGCGGTTACTACCTACTTAAAAAAGTGCGCCTGCTCAGCCAAATCGGCACAACAGAGACCCTCATCGACAACGACCCGACACCGCTTTATATTGCCTTTAGCAAAAAAACCGTCTCTCGCAACATCGTCAACCAAGTCAATGCTGCTTTAGTAGAAATGCAAATCGACGGCAGCCTTGAAAAAATCCTTATGGCCTATTCACCAAAACGCTAGCACCCGTTATCATTTACCGTTAAGATAACGCTTTTCAATACTAGACTACACGAGGGGATAACCATGAGTCTCGATCAAACTTGGTTTTCAGAAAGCTACGCCCCATCAGGCTCGGCCTTCTCATTAAAAATTACTGACAAAATTCACTCAGAAAAATCAGAATTTCAAACCATTGATATTTACCAAACTGAAACCTTCGGCAAACTGATGGTCATCGATGATTGCACGATGGTCAGCACCCGTGATAATTTTTTCTATCATGAAATGATGACCCACCCGTTATTATTCAGCCATAAAAACCCGGAAAATATTCTAATCATCGGCGGCGGTGACTGTGGCACTTTACAACAAACTTTAAAACATCCGACAACACAATCAGTCACTCAAATCGATATCGACGAACGTGTCACCGAACTCGCTAAAATTCACTTCCCAGAGCTTTGCACAGAAAATAACGACCCACGCGCCACCATTTTATTTGAAGATGGCATCAATTGGGTGCGCAAGGCTGAAAAAAACTCCTTGGATATTATCATTGTCGATAGCACAGAGCCTGAAGGCCCGGGTGAAGTTTTATTCACCGATGAGTTTTACAGCTATTGCTTTAATGCCCTAAAAGATGATGGCATTCTCGCCATTCAAAGTGAATCTCCTTTTTATCACGTTGACTTATTAAAGACTCTTTGCAACCGCTTTGAAAACGTTGGTTTTAACGCCACTCGCTTACATCACTACCCACAACCGATTTATCCAAGTGGTTGGTGGAGCACGTTATTAGCCAGTAAAAATGGTGAGTTTCATTTCCGCAAGCAAGATGCCAAACAAAAGCCATTCGAAACGAATTACTACAATGCTAATATTCACGAATCGAGCAAAGCGTTACCTGAGTATTTATTAAAAGCTCTGCCACAATTAAAGCAAAAATAGTTTGCTTTTCTTTCTAAACAAAATTATCTCTAAATGAAAAAAGAAAGCCTCCAGGCTTTCTTTTTTATCACAACTTAGCAAGAAATTTATCTTAAAACTTCCAACTGACACCTAAACCAAAGATATTAGCATAGCCGCTGTAATCTGCTTTAACATTATCTACAGCAACTGGAGTACTACTCTCTGTTGTTGTTTTATTAATCGCTTGATCACGCATAAAAATTCGCTCATACACTGCATCCACACTAAAATTCTTATTAATATGATAGCCCACACCAATCGTTGCCCAAATACGATTAGATCCCGGAATACGCGCATCACGCTCCTCTGTTACCGTTGGTGTTTGATCAAAGGCTAAACCCGTGCGTAGCTGCCAACGTGACGTTAGATCATAGGCTGTGCCTAGTGAAAACAACCAGGAATTTTTATAATGGAGTGATTCGTTAATCCCCATTGTGGGAAGTGATGGAATATTTACTTCAATAGTATCAATACTAGACCATTCTGTATATTGAGCATTTGCCATTACTTTCCATTTAGAGGTAATCTGCTGGGTCAAACCCAAATTCCACACCGCAGGCAAAGTTAGAGCTGCATTCGCATCACGCGAAATAGCTGTCGGCGATGGTGAAATGTTAATATCCACAGTGCCATCAATTGTGTTTTCAATGTGCGACCGATAACTTAACCCCAAAGTTGTAGACTGAGTTGGTTTATATTGAACACCTAATAAATAACCATATCCCCAATCATGTCCCGATACCTGACTAGGCTGAGTTGCAGAAACATTAACTATCTGCATACTTTGCGAGAGTAAAACACTAGTTCTAACTGCTGAGACTCCTAAACCAAACGACCATTGATCATTAGCCTTAAATGCAATAGTAGGTGTAATTGCAATAGATTTTATTTCAGAGTCAACTGCCTGATAACGACCAACCCAGTCATTATCATAAGTTGTAGTTAAGCCCCAAGGTGCTCCTATAGATAATCCTGCCGCTACCTTATCATTAATTTTCCAAGCAGCATATAAATCTGGCACTAGTGCGCCTTTAGCTATGTTGCCATCTTGAGTAGAGCCACTGATATTGGTTGTCGTTCCATCAGTAGTTCGAGTAGCCGAAGCATTACTCATCGATATTTTAGGGTCAATATACGAACCACCTAAATATATTTCATTTGACGTAATCCCGGCTAAAGATGCTGGGTTTAAATACATCGCGGTAATATCACCAGAACTAGAAGAAGCCCCAGCCAAAGCTGAACCTTGTAGTTCAGGGCTTAACTCGTTAACTTGAAAACCTGCAGCATAAGTAGAAGCGCATATCATTGTACTTATCGCGCTCACGGCCAAAACCAGGGTTTTAATCTTATGACTCATTCAGCACTACCTTGTGGATGTAAAACTCGATTGCCCTATTGTTACTTAATTAAACGTTCAATGACAAGAATTAATTGAACACCCCATCAAAAAAAAAGCCATGCTGCATCGCCAAAATGTAAAGCACGGCAATGACAAACAAAACAATATTGCAGCGCATAATAATTTTTTTTATTAAATACACCTTTACAAATTAAATTTTCAGCCCTAGCATAGAAAACCACACAAATCGTGTTTTTTATTTTACGGAAATAAATTCAAGGATCAATCATGAAAAAAATTGTTTTAGGTGCTGCACTTACTATAGCTGCCACTTCTTTTGCTTTTGCCGACAATTGCGATACATTAACAACAAATACAGGCATTCAAAACGGACAATCAATCGCCGTTTCAACAATTAATAGTTTGTTCAGCCAGTATCAAGGTGATGTAATCAGCTGGAATGGTTTATCATTAGCATTGGAAGCTCAAAACTGGAATAATGCGCACAGCACTGCAAATGCAACTGTTGTTTGTAAAGATGTAAGTGGTGGAACATTTGCAACTGTACAGTTAACTAATGCAACAACTGATGGAAGCAACTCTCCAACATTAAAAGTAGATACTAGTGTCATTAAAGGAGCAACAAAGTCTGAAAAATTCGCAGGATTCAATTACTAACAGACCACTGCTCAACCTTTAGCTTTAACAAGCAAAGCATATGAAATATGCTTTGTTTTTTCTCATTTTTATTTTATAGAGTTTACGCTTACAACAAAAGACAGCATAAGCTGTCTCTTGTTATTTATGATCAAAAATTAGCAGTTAAAACCTTAACCCTAATCACTCACCATATCTTTCAATGCTTTAAGTGCAGAAACACGTGCAACAGAATGTGCTTTTTTCGCAGGCACCATAACCTGACCAACCGTTGGGCTTTGGATCATGCGCTTTTTAGTCGCTTTGCGCTTACTACGGAACATTTTCACCCCGAGTTTTGGCAAAATAAACTCACCGGCACCACGCTTTTGAAGATGTGCATAAGCAATAT
This genomic stretch from Piscirickettsia litoralis harbors:
- the panB gene encoding 3-methyl-2-oxobutanoate hydroxymethyltransferase — its product is MGYLADDQRPMSVSKIKALKGERPVVMVTAYTASVASIASRHADILLVGDSLGNVIYGMDTTVSVTMEMMIAHGRAVVKHAGYPLVVVDMPFGSFQESKEQAFRNAARIMKETGCHAVKIEGGIEMAETVAFLTSRGIPVMGHVGLLPQSVNALGGFKVQGRGEEGLDQVLRDARAIAEAGAFSVVLECVASHVAEPVTANISVPTIGIGASNACDGQVLVIDDLIGLTENTPKFVKRYAEVGGQIDQAIKAYSDDVIARSFPEHDTHTFS
- a CDS encoding leucyl aminopeptidase family protein — encoded protein: MHNNSTIVASADQATLISAVIKENFNHWIEAQSAMTQNWLKSSGFKAEAGQFQLLMNEQGDVVEVLLIIDNEDDFWSFGNLSRLPEGCYSFNNLPISEELAAVAFALGAYRFDRYQESKKPGPQLLVADELTRNAVNRQVDALCLGRDLINTPAEDMGPQDLSDAVGALAKEFKAEFKEVIGDDLLTEDYPAIHAVGRASHRAPRLLELNWGDKSHAKLTIVGKGVCFDSGGLDIKPSSGMLMMKKDMGGSAHAIALAKWVMSVGLKVSLRLLIPAVDNAISGNAYRPGDVIATRKGLSVEIKNTDAEGRVVLGDALALAAEDKPALVIDFATLTGAARVALGTELPACFTNQRDIETELRELGEDMADPVWPMPLFKAYRNKIDSQIADLSNCDLGGYGGAITAALYLEEFVGDCPWIHFDVMGYNKRALPGRPEGGEIMGVRTVFAYLEQQFSV
- a CDS encoding TolC family outer membrane protein, whose translation is MMKRKMLWGALCGVGMLAWGSSAFSEDLIQVYQRAITEDPTYQAALSTNQATQENVSIAKGPLFPQLSLTGNVNRAKLNNGDVENGRGYSLTLTQSLVDYAQWQTLSQAEQQAAQADIVLQTAKQTLMLDVATAYFNVLEAQDNQVSAQAQVNSLKNNLDKVEQQHKVGVKPMSDVLDARSSYDQARADLIQKENDVATSWESLRAITGVKYKVLSPLKSDVSFEGPIPNDINHWEMAAKNNNLDMKKARFDAEIAETSIDINHAGHYPTLSLQLAYSYNRDPTGAITGVVGNNHNATINLVLSVPIFSGGLITAQTQQAINQYEAAHYDLIKAERSAVSSSRQNFLGMKAQLSSIRAFESAVKADETTVKTYEASYAVGVATMLDILRAIKNLNTDQQQLAKARYDYILDYLQLKNNIGNLTLADLEKVNAWLKS
- a CDS encoding DHA2 family efflux MFS transporter permease subunit; its protein translation is MDIATLRESSWSRWVITLILVLVTGLEILDMTIVTVSLQDMRGSLGATSDQISWTVTSYMVMSAIVMPLSGFLTSRLGRKRLLIIVIIGFGVFSSLCGFSTSLTEIVIFRALQGGFGALLAPISQATINDLFANCSESERNKSMALYGVGIMTAPVFGPIIGGYLTQNINWRWDFFVNIPICIIVLPLIVLFIKETQRKSSRIDWLGMGVMALAVGSFQVVLDQGSSKDWFSSDQIVILLIISVISFAYFLYRGIKLGRRNIVNLGMFKDRLFSGSIFLILTYCMVLIGLLSWLPLFLETLLHYPALTAGEVLAPRGLTAAAAMMLLPMLMSFIPAYRLVMFGFLLTAIGSYLMMTTFSLQISENIVLIPNIIQGVASGLVFVPLARTFYSNLPVEDHDEAAGMFSFARSIGGSIGVSIMGTIFVRLSQVNWNELGGYVNVFNHNLTRWLEVNHQNLQEPQTIARLGNIVNEQASMLAFNDVFYFAAVLSVILLPCALILRQKGK
- a CDS encoding HlyD family secretion protein translates to MKKLITTVIAIIAILAAGAYWYYSRLHPSTDDAYVKAHIVNVASQVSGRADRVLIKNHQHVAKGELLFTIEPRQFKIALQQAEAKLTLEKQSVQSARDNISADQAIVAERRAQLILAEQNAKRTLALVAKGQASISEGDQVRSQLSVAKASLKAAEENLKQARDQLGQLGDMNAQIRQAQADVDQAKLNLSHTKIYAPAAGILDQVSLRPGDTVTALQSQFALIENNEWWVDANFKETDLGRIKAGQHAKIAIDMYPDVEFKGKVASISYGSGASFSLLPPENATGNWVKVTQRFPVKVIFVGDLPKAYPLRVGSSATITVDVGDN
- a CDS encoding substrate-binding periplasmic protein yields the protein MLFFFPAGILLYQLFSGAAALAACNQTFNIAYDGHWPPYQYSIQNKPKGIDLVLISQIMKRIGCSTQYKRVEHSRVANDLKLGWADIAMSIPRTLQNREGLYFSNIIRHQRFSMFVRKKNILRFNFPSIINLLNTTFKLGTSLGTQYGALYQQFVQRGGSLNIRTADNYYELPRLLITKKLNGYLMETQRGYYLLKKVRLLSQIGTTETLIDNDPTPLYIAFSKKTVSRNIVNQVNAALVEMQIDGSLEKILMAYSPKR
- the speE gene encoding polyamine aminopropyltransferase, with protein sequence MSLDQTWFSESYAPSGSAFSLKITDKIHSEKSEFQTIDIYQTETFGKLMVIDDCTMVSTRDNFFYHEMMTHPLLFSHKNPENILIIGGGDCGTLQQTLKHPTTQSVTQIDIDERVTELAKIHFPELCTENNDPRATILFEDGINWVRKAEKNSLDIIIVDSTEPEGPGEVLFTDEFYSYCFNALKDDGILAIQSESPFYHVDLLKTLCNRFENVGFNATRLHHYPQPIYPSGWWSTLLASKNGEFHFRKQDAKQKPFETNYYNANIHESSKALPEYLLKALPQLKQK
- a CDS encoding OmpP1/FadL family transporter; translation: MSHKIKTLVLAVSAISTMICASTYAAGFQVNELSPELQGSALAGASSSSGDITAMYLNPASLAGITSNEIYLGGSYIDPKISMSNASATRTTDGTTTNISGSTQDGNIAKGALVPDLYAAWKINDKVAAGLSIGAPWGLTTTYDNDWVGRYQAVDSEIKSIAITPTIAFKANDQWSFGLGVSAVRTSVLLSQSMQIVNVSATQPSQVSGHDWGYGYLLGVQYKPTQSTTLGLSYRSHIENTIDGTVDINISPSPTAISRDANAALTLPAVWNLGLTQQITSKWKVMANAQYTEWSSIDTIEVNIPSLPTMGINESLHYKNSWLFSLGTAYDLTSRWQLRTGLAFDQTPTVTEERDARIPGSNRIWATIGVGYHINKNFSVDAVYERIFMRDQAINKTTTESSTPVAVDNVKADYSGYANIFGLGVSWKF